The following are from one region of the Methyloversatilis discipulorum genome:
- a CDS encoding efflux RND transporter permease subunit, with product MIAPIRKSITHSLHKAEEWIFANPKIVLSLIFLATLAFAAALPKLRIYSDFSDLLPQEHSYIQTYNRIKENFGGANMIVMAIEVEQGTIFNNDTLKLVHEATQGVDNLPSVNHNLVSSLTHRTARKVFLSPEGSFVSQPYYDPAKNYSADELAQMQRDVIANPNLFGLMVSPDFKAALIKAQLNESELDYVETFAALQKVRDTLARDGHKVHVTGNPVLTGWVYTYLDQIVQILAWTLALLATLLIVYFRRLYGIALPLLGIALSSIWGLGFMAMAGINLEPLSLPIPFLIAARATSHGVQLVVRYYEELAIVKNGKQAARNALDALFRPGSLAIIVDAVGIAVLVLGAAPFNYKLGLAAGFWGFSVIFTVHFMVPLALTVLPQPKTMENANEGVRNFLGNAMARTGGTDGGARAILFASLACVVVGSWYVAKVQLGESEPGSPLLNRDHDYNVSTAAINTLFPGSEELHIVARTEEKGGIKRPEVMHAIERFQAHMLSDPTLGGARALPGVVRVVNQLTHNDDPRWAQIPDNADEVGGLMFAYMASSPIPGALKEYINPDENEANMVFFYKDHQAETINRVVALAEEGKARIEAEVPGLKIELGGGIIGVTAAANQALHTDHMIIIPAVMLLAFLLVMAYYQSLHAGWLMVLPMLFATVMTYAYMGWADIGISVNTVPVIAVGVGVGIDYAVYFMDRIREEMAVTRNIHRAVVNAVATTGYAVSFTAATLIAGVVMWIFMSDLRFQSDAAVLLSFMLVVNALAAMLIVPAWCVVFRPHFVVATHYDEDGVLEEDDAPREVARAAA from the coding sequence ATGATCGCCCCGATCCGCAAGTCCATCACCCACTCGCTGCACAAGGCCGAAGAGTGGATCTTCGCCAACCCGAAGATCGTGCTCAGCCTGATCTTCCTGGCAACGCTGGCTTTCGCCGCGGCGCTGCCCAAGCTGCGCATCTATTCGGATTTCTCCGACCTGCTGCCGCAGGAGCACAGCTACATCCAGACCTACAACCGCATCAAGGAGAACTTCGGCGGCGCCAACATGATCGTGATGGCGATCGAGGTCGAGCAGGGCACGATCTTCAACAACGACACGCTGAAACTTGTGCATGAAGCCACGCAGGGCGTGGACAACCTGCCCAGCGTGAACCACAACCTGGTGTCCTCGCTGACCCACCGCACCGCGCGCAAGGTGTTCCTCAGCCCCGAGGGCAGCTTCGTGTCGCAGCCCTACTACGACCCGGCGAAGAACTACTCGGCCGACGAGCTCGCGCAGATGCAGCGCGACGTCATCGCCAATCCCAACCTGTTCGGTCTGATGGTGTCGCCGGATTTCAAGGCGGCGCTGATCAAGGCGCAGCTCAACGAGAGCGAGCTCGACTACGTCGAAACCTTCGCCGCGCTGCAGAAGGTGCGCGACACGCTGGCGCGCGACGGCCACAAGGTGCACGTGACCGGCAATCCGGTGCTGACCGGCTGGGTCTATACCTACCTCGACCAGATCGTGCAGATCCTGGCATGGACGCTGGCGCTGCTGGCAACGCTGCTGATCGTGTATTTCCGCCGCCTCTATGGCATCGCGCTGCCGCTGCTGGGCATTGCGCTGTCGTCGATCTGGGGCCTGGGCTTCATGGCCATGGCCGGCATCAACCTCGAACCGCTGTCGCTGCCCATTCCCTTCCTGATCGCCGCCCGCGCCACTTCGCACGGCGTGCAACTGGTGGTGCGCTACTACGAGGAACTGGCCATCGTGAAGAACGGCAAGCAGGCCGCGCGAAACGCGCTGGATGCGCTGTTCCGCCCTGGTTCTCTGGCCATCATCGTCGACGCGGTGGGCATCGCGGTGCTGGTGCTGGGTGCCGCGCCCTTCAACTACAAGCTCGGCCTGGCCGCCGGCTTCTGGGGTTTCTCGGTCATCTTCACGGTGCACTTCATGGTGCCGCTGGCACTGACCGTGCTGCCGCAGCCGAAGACGATGGAGAACGCCAACGAGGGCGTGCGCAACTTCCTCGGCAACGCGATGGCGCGTACCGGCGGCACTGACGGTGGCGCGCGCGCCATCCTGTTCGCGTCGCTGGCCTGCGTCGTCGTCGGCAGCTGGTACGTGGCCAAGGTGCAGCTCGGCGAGTCCGAACCCGGCAGTCCGCTGCTCAACCGCGACCACGACTACAACGTGTCGACGGCGGCCATCAACACGCTGTTCCCCGGCTCGGAAGAGCTGCACATCGTCGCCCGTACCGAAGAGAAGGGCGGCATCAAGCGGCCCGAGGTGATGCACGCGATCGAGCGCTTCCAGGCGCACATGCTGTCCGACCCGACGCTGGGCGGCGCGCGTGCGTTGCCGGGCGTGGTGCGCGTGGTGAACCAGCTCACTCACAACGACGATCCGCGCTGGGCGCAGATACCGGACAACGCCGACGAGGTGGGCGGCCTGATGTTCGCCTATATGGCGTCCAGCCCGATTCCGGGGGCGCTGAAGGAGTACATCAACCCGGACGAGAACGAAGCCAACATGGTGTTCTTCTACAAGGACCACCAGGCGGAAACCATCAACCGGGTGGTCGCGCTCGCCGAAGAGGGCAAGGCGCGCATCGAGGCCGAGGTGCCCGGCCTGAAGATAGAACTGGGCGGCGGCATCATCGGCGTCACCGCAGCGGCCAACCAGGCGCTGCACACCGACCACATGATCATCATTCCGGCGGTGATGCTGCTGGCCTTTCTCCTGGTGATGGCCTACTACCAGTCGCTGCACGCCGGCTGGCTGATGGTGCTGCCCATGCTGTTCGCCACCGTCATGACCTATGCCTACATGGGCTGGGCCGACATCGGCATCAGCGTGAACACGGTGCCGGTGATCGCGGTCGGCGTCGGCGTCGGCATCGACTACGCGGTGTACTTCATGGACCGCATCCGCGAGGAAATGGCGGTCACCCGCAACATCCATCGCGCCGTCGTCAATGCGGTCGCCACCACAGGCTACGCCGTGTCCTTCACCGCCGCGACGCTGATCGCCGGTGTCGTCATGTGGATCTTCATGTCCGACCTGCGCTTCCAGTCGGATGCCGCTGTCCTGCTGTCCTTCATGCTGGTCGTCAATGCGCTGGCCGCGATGCTCATCGTGCCTGCCTGGTGCGTGGTGTTCCGCCCGCACTTCGTGGTTGCCACCCACTACGACGAGGACGGTGTGCTGGAAGAGGACGACGCGCCGCGCGAGGTCGCCCGCGCGGCGGCCTGA
- a CDS encoding YCF48-related protein, whose translation MVDELNGFATGEFGTVVVTTDGGQTWAKRGALPEEFYPYAALFVSASEGWVSGLAGQVVHTTDGGLTWTPQLNRAGAPLYRIFMHAGAPHAVGAGGAVVRLQGEEWVAVAYPDARPVPLAAGTSVAANNTLLIGGPGGLLRAVADGGSSKTGAAK comes from the coding sequence ATGGTCGACGAACTGAACGGATTCGCCACTGGCGAGTTCGGCACAGTGGTGGTCACGACGGACGGCGGTCAGACCTGGGCCAAGCGTGGTGCGCTGCCCGAGGAGTTCTACCCGTACGCGGCGCTGTTCGTGTCGGCCAGCGAAGGCTGGGTCAGCGGGCTGGCCGGGCAGGTGGTGCACACCACCGACGGCGGCCTGACCTGGACGCCGCAGCTGAATCGCGCCGGCGCACCGCTGTATCGCATCTTCATGCACGCCGGCGCACCGCACGCGGTCGGCGCCGGTGGCGCGGTGGTGCGTCTGCAGGGCGAGGAATGGGTGGCCGTGGCCTACCCGGACGCCCGGCCGGTCCCGCTCGCGGCCGGCACCTCGGTCGCCGCGAACAACACCCTTCTGATCGGCGGGCCTGGCGGCCTGCTGCGTGCCGTCGCCGACGGTGGCTCATCCAAAACCGGAGCCGCGAAATGA
- a CDS encoding WD40/YVTN/BNR-like repeat-containing protein has product MNHHGFRALAVCAALAPFATGCTQAPDLSAARAEAQKPVQRYDAIQALAAHGEKVAAGTRSGAVLVSSDGGRSWTRQPIAGPSSITGMDVCPDGRFIAIDFYRKLWTADAQLSAWTAQPLEAPHTALAVHCDRQGRWWVAGTGALIVRSDDQGKSWVKTDLQEDLQITTVRWSTN; this is encoded by the coding sequence ATGAACCATCACGGATTCAGGGCGCTGGCCGTCTGCGCTGCGCTCGCCCCGTTCGCAACAGGCTGCACCCAGGCCCCCGACCTGTCGGCCGCGCGCGCCGAGGCGCAGAAGCCGGTACAGCGTTACGACGCCATCCAGGCGCTGGCCGCGCACGGCGAGAAGGTCGCGGCCGGCACCCGCAGCGGCGCGGTGCTGGTGTCTTCAGACGGCGGCCGCAGCTGGACTCGGCAGCCCATCGCCGGGCCGTCGTCGATCACCGGCATGGACGTGTGCCCGGACGGCCGCTTCATCGCCATCGATTTCTACCGGAAGCTGTGGACGGCCGACGCCCAGCTGTCCGCCTGGACCGCGCAGCCGCTGGAAGCACCGCACACCGCGCTGGCCGTGCACTGCGACCGTCAGGGCCGCTGGTGGGTCGCCGGCACCGGCGCGCTCATCGTGCGCAGCGATGACCAGGGCAAGAGCTGGGTCAAGACCGACCTGCAGGAAGACCTGCAGATCACCACGGTGAGATGGTCGACGAACTGA
- a CDS encoding 4-oxalocrotonate tautomerase, protein MRLTALRNQEKRTMPFAQINLIEGRTEDQKRAVIEKVTQALVEAVGAPREAVRVMIVEVPKSHWGIGGVSAKDLGR, encoded by the coding sequence ATTCGTCTGACCGCCCTTCGCAATCAGGAGAAACGAACCATGCCATTCGCACAGATCAACCTGATCGAGGGCCGGACCGAGGACCAGAAGCGCGCCGTGATCGAGAAGGTGACGCAGGCGCTGGTAGAGGCGGTCGGCGCACCGCGTGAAGCGGTGCGCGTGATGATCGTCGAGGTGCCGAAGTCCCACTGGGGCATAGGCGGCGTCAGCGCCAAGGACCTCGGGCGCTAG
- the dmpH gene encoding 2-oxo-3-hexenedioate decarboxylase, giving the protein MNLDRTTIALLAERLENCELEARDTTKITDDHPDMDWEDAYAVQDAIRARKLARGARIVGLKAGLTSRAKMKQMGVEDPVFGFLVDDFAVADGGDIDTKKLIHPKVEPEIAFVTKAPLRGPGCHIAAVLAATDFVVPAIEIIDSRYRDFKFDLKSVVADNCSSSRFVVGGTATPVEGLDLRTLGVVLEKNGQPVALGAGAAVLGHPAAAIAMLANMLGRRGEEIPAGTLILSGGITEAVAVAAGDSVSLRIQSLGSTSVRFV; this is encoded by the coding sequence ATGAACCTCGACCGCACCACCATTGCGCTGCTCGCCGAGCGCCTCGAGAACTGCGAGCTGGAAGCGCGCGACACCACCAAGATCACCGACGACCACCCGGACATGGACTGGGAGGACGCCTACGCGGTGCAGGACGCGATACGCGCCCGCAAGCTGGCGCGCGGCGCACGCATCGTCGGCCTGAAGGCGGGGCTCACCTCACGCGCCAAGATGAAGCAGATGGGCGTCGAAGACCCGGTGTTCGGCTTCCTGGTCGATGACTTCGCGGTCGCCGACGGCGGCGACATCGACACCAAGAAGCTCATCCACCCCAAGGTCGAGCCGGAGATCGCCTTCGTCACCAAGGCGCCGCTGCGGGGCCCGGGCTGCCACATCGCCGCGGTGCTCGCTGCCACCGACTTCGTGGTGCCGGCGATCGAAATCATCGATTCGCGCTACCGCGACTTCAAGTTCGACCTGAAGAGCGTGGTCGCCGACAACTGCTCGTCGTCGCGCTTCGTGGTCGGCGGTACCGCCACGCCGGTCGAAGGTCTGGACCTGCGCACACTGGGCGTCGTGCTGGAAAAGAACGGGCAGCCGGTGGCGCTCGGCGCCGGTGCAGCAGTGCTCGGCCACCCGGCGGCGGCGATCGCGATGCTGGCCAACATGCTGGGCCGGCGCGGCGAGGAGATCCCGGCCGGCACGCTCATCCTGTCCGGCGGCATCACCGAGGCGGTCGCGGTGGCGGCCGGCGACAGCGTCAGCCTGCGCATCCAGTCGCTCGGTTCGACCAGCGTCCGATTCGTCTGA